The Pseudomonas sp. HOU2 DNA window CCACTGAGCGTCGCGGCGTCGGCCAGCACCCGCACCGTGGTTTTGAAACGGTGACCATCGTCTACGACGGCGAAGTGCAGCACCGCGACTCCACCGGCAGCGGCGGCACCATCGGTCCCGGCGACGTGCAATGGATGACGGCTGCCTCCGGGATCCTGCATGAAGAGTTTCACTCGGATAACTTCGCCAGAACCGGCGGCAAGCTGGAGATGGTGCAGTTGTGGGTCAACCTGCCGGCCAAGGACAAAATGGCTGCACCCGGCTATCAGACCATTGTTGATCGCGACATCCCGAATATTGCGCTGAAGGATAATGCCGGCAATCTGCGCCTGATCGCCGGCGAGTTCGAGGGGCATAAAGGCCCGTCGCAGACTTTCACGCCGATCGACGTCTGGGACCTGCGGCTGAATGCCGGCAAGCTGCTGACGCTGGATCTGCACGAAGGGCGCAACACCGCGCTGGTGCTGTTGAAAGGTTCGGTGCAGATCAACGGTGTGGAAACTGCAGGTGTCGGGCAGTTGGTGCTGTTCGAGCGCGACGGTCGTCAGTTGACCCTTGAGGCCAGTGAAGACGCCGTGGTGCTGCTGCTCAGCGGCGAACCGATTGACGAGCCGATCGTCGGCCATGGCCCGTTCGTGATGAACACCGAGCAGGAAATTCACCAGGCATTCGCTGACTTCCAGTCCGGGCGTTTTGGCCAGATGCACGGCTGATTGGCCTTTGTGGGAGCGGGCACTGCAGCGAGCCACAAATCCCAACCCAGACCCTGATCCCCTGTGGGAGCGGGCTTGCCCGCAAAAGCGTACGGCCAGTCGATGCTTATTTGGCTGACCCACCGCCTTCGCGGGCAAGCCCGCTCCCACATTGGTTTTCGGGTGTTTTTGCGCGGGCGTTCATCCTCTGAAATCAATTACTCCTACACTTGCCCAATCTGTGCGATCTTCTCGCGATTGGGCCCTGTCGGAGTGCTTTGATGTTGTCTTTTTTGACCGAACATCCGTTGTTTTGCGCGTTGATCCTGATCCTCCTCGATCTGGGCTTGTGGCGCCTGATCAGCTCCCGTGGCAGCGAGTGGAAGCTATTGGTGCGGGTGCTGATTTTCAGCCTGTTCAGCGTGCTGTTGTTCAACGAAGGCCTCAATCCGATGGAGCCGGCGCCATGGGCTGACAACGTGCCGTTGCACCTGGCGGCGACCGGCTTGCAGATCGGCTGGTGGCTGTTCGGCGCGCGCACCCTGACCGTGCTGATCGGCGCGGTGATGATGCAGCGCGTCGGGCACACCGGGCGGCTGTTGCAGGATCTGCTTGGTGCGGTAATTTTCCTGATCGCCATTATCGCGGCGCTGGCCTACGTGCTGGATCTGCCGGTCAAAGGTGTGCTGGCGACGTCCGGGGCCCTGGCGATCATCGTCGGTCTGGCGTTGCAGAGCACCCTCAGCGACGTGTTCTCGGGGATCGTGCTCAACACCACCAAGCCCTATCAGATCGATGACTGGATCTCGATCGACGGCACCGAAGGCCGGGTCATCGACATCGACTGGCGCGCCACGCGTCTGCAGACCAGCCAGGGCAGCATGGCGGTGATTCCCAACTCGCTGGCGGCCAAGGCCAAGATCATCAACTTCAGCCGACCGAGCAACATGTTCGGGGTGGCCGTCAGCGTCCAGGTCAGCCCGCACGCGCGCCCAAATACGGTGATCGATGCGCTGGAGCGGGCGATGCAGGGTTGCCGCCCGCTGCTGGACAATCCCTCGCCGAGTGTCGCGCTGAAAAGCTCCGGCAGCGCCGGCGCGGAATATGAAATCAGCGGTTTCGTCTCGTCGATGGATCAGAAGCGCTCGGTGCGTAATCAGCTGTTCGATCTGGCTTATCGGCATCTGCAGGCATCCGGGGTCAATCTGTTGTCGAGTGTCGAACCGATCGTCGCCGGCAACCTCTCGCGGCCACGGGCGCTGCTCGACAGTTCGCCGATTTTCTCCACCCTGCGCCAGGAAGAGAAAGACACCTTCAGCCAGAACATGACCCTGCAAACCTTCCGTGCCGGCGAGACGATTCTCGAGGCCGGGGAGGTCAGTGATCATTTGTTCATCATCGAATCGGGTGTGGTCACCGTGACCTTGACCCGCCATGGCAGCCCGTTCGAATCCGGGCGCATGGGGCCGGGGGAGGTGATCGGCGAGGCCGGCATCCTCTCCGATTCGTCAGTGCCGGCGACCTTCGCGGCGAAAACCTTCTGCGCGCTGTATCGCATCGAGAAGACCTACCTGAAGCCGTGTCTGGATGCCCGCCACGACATCAACGAGGCGATGAAAGCCTTGCTCGATTATCGCCTGCACAAGGCCCAGACCCTGACGCAGGACGTGCCGGTCGTGGTGGCGAAAACCGGGTTCCTGCACTGGTTGCGCAATCGCGTGTGACGGGTGGTCTACTCGTCTTCCGGGAGATTGGCTATTTGTCCGGGGCAGTGGCGGGACTACCTTAGTCACACATTCACTGGCCCCGGAAATTCAATCATGAAAGCTCGTACCGATTTCTACACCGCTTCTCCAGACGCCCTGAAAGCGATGATCGCCCTGGAGACCGCGGTCTCGAAACTGCCGCTGGAAAAGACTCTGGTGGAACTGGTCAAGCTGCGCGCTTCGCAAATCAACGGCTGCGCGTTCTGCATCGACATGCACACCGCTGATGCAATCAAGGGCGGCGAAACTCCGCGCCGGCTGTTCGCCGTCACCGCGTGGCGTGAAGCGCCATTCTTCACCGAGCGTGAACGTGCGGCGCTGCTGTGGACCGAATCGCTGACCCAACTGAGCCTGACTCACGCCCCGGACGAAGACTACGACATCGTCGCGGCGCAATTCACGCCCAAGGAGATGGTCGACCTGAGCGTGGCGATCAGCACCATCAACAGCTGGAACCGTCTGGCGGTGGGCTTCCGCAAAACCCCACAGCTCTAAGCCGCAACACATAACCCCCTGTAGGAGCTGCCGAAGGCTGCGATCTTTTGATCTTGTTTTTAAAAATCAAAGTCAAAAGATCGCAGCCTTCGGCAGCTCCTACAGGGGCCGGTCGTTTTGGAAGTCTGGATCAATGTGCATCCGCACTCGGCGCCGTCGGTGGTTGTACCTTGCGCATCAAGGGCACCATCGCCGTGGCGATGATGAAGCACAGCATGATCATCAAGAAGGTATCGCCGTAGGTCTGGGTCTGTGCCTCGCGGTAAGTCAGCAGCCACAGCTGACGCAGGCCGGCGGTGACGCCGACGTCACCGCTCTGACCCAGCGTCGCCAGGTTGCCACCGACCTGCGCCAACCACTGATTCAGCGCCTCGTTGCTGCTGTTCAAATGCTCGGCCAGGCGGGTGAAGTGCAGGTTGGTGCGGTCATTGAGGATGGTCGCGCACGCGGCAATCCCGATAGCTCCGCCCAGATTGCGCATCAGGTTGAACAGCCCCGAAGCGTGCTTCAAGCGTGCCGGTGCCAAGCCTCCCAACGTCAGTGTCACCGCCGGTGGCACCGCCAGTTGCTGGGCGATCCCGCGCAGCGCTTGCGGCAGCAGCAACTGACCGGCGCCCCAGTCGTGAGTGATCGGACTGAATTCCCACATCGACACGGCAAACAGGCCCAGCCCGATCATCATGATCCAGCGCAGATCCATGCGATTGGCGAGAACGGCATACAGCGGAATCGCCATGATCTGGAACACCCCGGTGGAAAAAACCGCCAGACCAATGTCCAGCGCGCTGTAGCCACGCACCCGTCCGAGAAACAGCGGGGTCAGGTAAATCGTTGCGAACAGGCCGATCCCGGTGACAAAGGAAAAGAAACAGCCCAGGGCAAAGTTGCGATCCTTGAGCGCGCGCAGATCGACGATCGGGTTGGCCACGTGCAAGGTGCGCCCGATAAAGGCCAGCCCCGCCAGACCGCTGATCCATGCCGTGGTCAGAATCGTTTGATCGCTGAACCAGTTCCAGCGCGGGCCTTCTTCGAGGGTGTATTCCAGGCAGCCGAGAAACAGCGCGAGAAACACCATGCTCAGGTAGTCCGCGCCCTTGAGCAGCGCCAGTTCCGGCTGGTCGATCTTCACCAGCATCGGCACCGCCACCGTGACGAAAATCCCCGGCAGCAGGTTGATGTAGAACAGCCAGTGCCACGAGGAAATGTCGGTGATCCAGCCGCCGATCACCGGCCCCAATGTCGGCGCCAGCGACGCCACGGCACCGATGGTCGCGGCGGCGATCACCCGCTGTTTGCCGCTGAAGAAAAAGAACGCGGTGGTGAACACCAGCGGAATCATCGAGCCGCCGAGAAAGCCTTGCAGCGCACGAAAGGCGATCATGCTCTGGATGTTCCAGGCCACGCCGCAGAGCAGACTGGCCAGGGTGAAACCGACCGCCGAGGCGCAGAACAGCCAGCGCGTGGAGAACACCCGCGACAGCCAGCCGGACAGCGGAATCACGATGATTTCGGCGATCAGGTAACTGGTCTGCACCCACGCGGTTTCGTCGGTGCCGGCCGAGAGTCCGCCGCCGATATCGCGCAGCGAGGCCGAGACGATCTGGATGTCCAGCAGCGCAATGAACATGCCGATGCACATGGTGGCGAAGGCGAAGACCTTGGTCGCGGTGGCCATGTCGGCGGCGTTGAACGGTTGCGCCGCGGCGGTGAGGGCGGTGCTCATGGCGCGACGGCCACGGCGCTGGTTTGAGTTGGCGCGCGGGTGTCGACTTCTGCGGTGACCGACAGCCCCGGCCGCAGATGGCCGAGCACGCCGTCAGCCGGGTCGAGCAGAATCCGCACCGGCACCCGCTGGACGATTTTGGTGAAGTTGCCGGTGGCGTTCTCCGGTGGCAGCACGCTGAATTGCGAGCCGGTGGCGGGGGCGAGGCTGTCGAGACGGCCGTGAAATTCCTGGCCGGAGAGCACGTCGGCGCGGATGCTCACCCGTTGCCCGGGTTGCATCCGCGCCAGCTGGTCTTCCTTGAAATTGGCATCCACCCACAGACCGCTGGCCGGTACCACCGACAACTGCTGCGAACCCGCCTGGGCATAGGCGCCGACCCGCGCGCGGCGGTTGCCGATCACCCCGTCGACCGGCGCGCGCAGTTCGGTGTAGCCGAGGTTCAATTGGGCCAGATCACGCTCGGCCCTGGCTTGTTGCAGGGCGGCGCGGGCCTGTTGTTTCTGGGTGTCGATCACCGCCAGTTGGCGCTGGGCGGCGAGCAATTCCGCCTGGGCACGGGCACTCAGGGCCTGGGCGGTCTTGAAGGTGGCGTCGGCGCGTTGGGCGCTTTCCACCGACACGGCATTGGTGCTCACCAGGCGTTTGTAGCGCGCATTGTCATCCCGCGAGCGGGCGGTTTCAGCACCGGCAGCATCGATGCCGGCCCGGGCCTGGCCGATCACCGCTTGCTGCAGTTGTTCAGTGGCGTCGAGGTTGGACAGCAGGGCTTCTTCAGCGGCGACCGCGCCCTCGGCCTTGGCGAGGTTGGCGCGATAGTCGCGCGCGTCGAGGCGGATCAGCACGTCGCCGGCCTTCACCGATTGGTTGTCACTGACCAGCACTTCTTCGATATAGCCGGCGACTTTCGGCCCGATCACCGTGACGTCGCCACCGATGTAGGCATCGTCGGTCTCTTCGAGAAAACGCCCGGTACCCCACCAGTGCGTGGCATAGACCCCGGCAACCAGCAGAGCAATCAGGCCCACGCCGGGCAGCAACAGGCGTTTGCGCAGCGGCGGTTTGGCGGTGGGGAGCGCAGCAGACAGGTCGGGCTCAAGGGTGGGCATGCTGGTCATGGCGTAATACCTGCGCAAATCAAGTCGTTATTACGGCTGTAATATGACGCGAGTAATATTTTGTGGCAATTGAATTTTTGTGCCGATTGTCAGTTGCTTATTTGAGCCACTGGCCGGGCGTGGTGCCGCTCATGGATTTGAAGAAAGCGATGAACGCACTGTCGCTGGCGAAGCCCAGTGCGTAGCCGCAGTAACTGAGGCTGCGCCCGGTGGCGAGCAATTCCATGGCGCGCATCAGCCGCCACTGCTGGCGCCATTGTTGATAGCTCATGCCGGTATCACGCTGGAAGATCCGCCCGATGGTGCGGCTGCTGGCGCCAATCTGCTGCTCCAGCGTCTGCAGTTCCGGCGGCAGTTGCTCGGGTGTCGACAGCAACGGGGCCAGGCGTTTGTCCCGGGGCAGGGGCAGCAGCATCGGTTGCTGAGCGGCCTCCCGAATTTCGCTCAGGCACAGGCCCAGCAGATGAAACAGTCTGCCGTGCTGCCAGTCGCTGTCGAAATCAGCCTGCGCCATCGGCTCCAGCACCGCGCGCAACAAGGGGCTGACTTCAATCACGCACACCTGCTGCGGCAGGTTGTGGCACAGCTCGGGCACGAGCCAGATCGAGCGGTAATCGACGCTGTGCTGCATCACCGCGCGATGGCTGACACCGCCGGGAATCCACGCCGCCCGCGACGGCGGCAGCAGGCACAACTGCTGCGCGAGGGTGATGCGTGTGCAGCCTTGCCGGGTGTAGAGCAATTGCCCGCGCTGATGGCTGTGCAGGCCGGAGTCGTGATCGCCGAGGGTGGAGGCGATGCCGATGACCGGCGCGCTGAAGTGATCAGGGTCGAAGGATGCGTGGGCGTCGAGCCAGGCCATGGTTTGTCCGATTTCAACGATAAATTGGCAAGGCTCGGATAATACGTCAGTCCAGACTTTTTAGACTCCTCGGCGTTTTCACATGAGGAGTCAACATTATGAACAACCGACATTTATTGTTGCTGGCGATTGCCCTGCTGATGTTTCCGCAGATCGCCCAGACCCTCTACAGCCCGGCGCTCGGCGACATCGGCCGAGCGTTCGGCGTCGGGCCGCAGGAGGCTGCGCAGACGTTGTCGGTGTATTTCCTGGCGTTCGCCTTTGGCGTGGTGACGTGGGGGCGAGTGTGCGACCGCATCGGCCGGCGCCCTTCGATGCTTGCCGGTCTGGCGCTCTACATGCTGGCCTGCGTCATCGGCTTGAGTGCGCGTAGTTTCAACACATTGTTGATGGCCCAGGCGTTGGCGGCATTTGGCGCGGCGGTCGGCTCGGTGGTCACCCAGACGCTGTTGCGCGACCGCTTTCAAGGCGCGGAACTGGCGCAGGTGTTTTCCCTGGTGGGCATGGCGCTGGCAGCCAGCCCGGCAATTGGTTTGTTCAGCGGCGCAGGGTTGGTGGAGGGGTTTGGTTATCGCGGGGTGCTCGCGGCATTGCTGCTGATCGCTTTGGCGCTATGGTCATGGAGTTGGTGCGCTTTACCCGAAACCCGCACGACCGCACCGGCCTCGGCGGGGCTGCTGGAAACCCTCGCGCGCATGCTCGGTGATCTCGACATCTGGCGTTCGGCACTGTGGATCGCCCTGTTCAACGTGGCGCTGTTCAGCTATTACAGCCTTGGTCCGTTCCTGTTCGAACGACTTGGCTTGAGTGGCTCGGAGTTCGGCTACAGCGGCGTAATTCTGGCGTTGGGCTCAGGGTTTGGAGCATGGCTCAACCAGCGCTTGCTGCGCCGCGGTTGTCACGCGCTGCAACTGATTCGCCTCGCCGCAGTCATCGGCTTGCTCGGTGGGCTGGGTGTGTGGCTGATGCAGGACAGTGGCGCGTTTGTGCTGGCGATGTTGCTGGTGGTACTGGCCTTCGGCATGGCGATTCCGAATATTCTTGGTTCGGCATTGGCCAATTACAGCGACCGATTGGGCACCGCCGGGGCACTCTTGGGGCTGATTTATTACCTGCTGATCGGCGCGGGGCTGATGCTTGCCGGTTGGACCCAGGCCCTCGGGGAAACCCTGATAGCGTGCAACGGCGTGGCTTTGCTGCTGACAATCAAGGCTGATAAATCAATTGTTTAAGAAATGTAAGCAGCGTAGGAAGCGTCTTGCATTTGTGTAGGAAGGCTCTGACTATCACTCGCATTGATGAGGTGGCATTACGCTACTTTATGATTGCAAGGATGTTGCGTGCCGTATTCGCTTCGCGTTGTTTTTCGTCTTCGTTCCACGCTTTGCCCGCTGTTGTCGGCCTTTGTGTTGAGTGTGTGCGCGTCCTCGATTCAAGCGGCTGACCCCGTTGCGCCGGGCCAGGAAGTGCTGCGCCAACAGCAACAGCAACAGCGCGATCTGCAACAACTGCAGATGGAACAACGCAAGCGCCAACTGGAGCGCGGTGCGTTCGGTCCGACGCCTGCCGCTCCGGCCCTCCCGCAAACCGTCACCCCCGATGAACGCTGCTGGCCGTTAAGCGGCACGCGTATCGGCGGCGTCACGCTGATCGACAGCGACAAACTCAACGCCCGGATCAAACCGCTGCTGGCGCCGTGCATGGGTGTCGGCCAGATCAATCATCTGCTGGCGACCATCACCGCGATCTACGTCGAGCAAGGCTACATCGCCAGCCGCCCGTACCTGTTGAGCGCGCCGGCAGCGGGGCAGTCGCTGGACATCATGATCGACGAGGGCTACATCGAGTCCATCGAACTGGCCGATCAGAGCCTGCCGGTGTCGCTCGGTGGCGCGTTCCCGCATATGCTCGGCCAGCCGCTGAACCTGCGCGATCTGGAGCAGGGCCTGGATCAGTTGAACCGCTTGCGTTCGATTGACCTGACCGCCGACATCGCCCCCGGCAGCCTGCCCGGCGCCTCGCGAATCATCCTGCGCTCGCGCACCTCCGGGCAGTCGCGCTGGGCGTTGGGCCTGGGCATGGACAACCTCGGCAGCGCCAGCACCGGACGCGATCGCAATACCGTCAGCCTGAGCTTCGACAGCCCGTTGCAGCTCAACGATCTGTTGAGCCTCAGCGCCAGCGACACGTTGAATCAGGGCGACCGCTACAGTCGCAACGCCAGCCTGTATTACGCGATTCCCTACGGCTACTGGACCTACAGCGCGTTCGCCAGCCATGCCGAATATCGCGCGCCGTTCAAACTGCCCAGTGCGACCTTGTACAGCACCGGCATCACCGATCAACTGAGTCTGCGCGCCGACCGCGTGTTGTGGCGCGACCAGAGCCGCCAGCTCAGCGCCAACCTGCAACTGGCACACAAGGACGTCGACAGCTATCTGGAGAATGTCCGCCTGGGCATTCAAAGCCCGACCCTGACCGTGGCCGAAGCCGGACTCAATCTGTTCTGGCTCGACCGTGCGGTGTGGAACCTTGACTTCACCTATTCGCAAGGCCTGCGCTGGCTAGGCGCCGATGACGACGCCAATCATGCGGTCAACAATTTGCCCAAAGCGCAGTTTCGCAAGTACCGCGCCGGCCTCAGTCAATGGCGCAACGGCCAGTTCGGCACGCAAGCGTGGCAGTGGCAAAGCCAGCTCAATCTGCAATACAGCCTCGACCCGTTACCGGCCATCGAACAGTTGCTCGGCACCGACGATTCGGCGGTGCGCGGTTATCGGGTGAGCAGTGCATCCGGTGCCAGCGGCGCGATCTGGCGCAACACGCTACGTCTGCCGCTGCGTACCGACTGGCCGCTGCAGATCACCCCGCGCGTGGGCCTGGACAATGGCTGGCTCAAGGCCGATCACGGTGCTCAGGGCCAACGCCTGAGCGGTGCCAGCGTCGGGCTGAATCTGGGCTGGAAGAATCTGCAAGTGGACGTCGATTACCAGCGCGCCCTCAACACCCCCAGTGGTTTGCAGCACGAGCCAGAGACCTGGCTGATGCGCGTGGGGTTGCAGATATGAGCAGCACCGAAACTCATCAAGCAGTGAACAGACAGCCGTCGGAT harbors:
- a CDS encoding pirin family protein, whose translation is MKNIIGIYTSPRGHWVGDGFPVRTLFSYDNLGKHISPFLLLDHAGPAEFTPTTERRGVGQHPHRGFETVTIVYDGEVQHRDSTGSGGTIGPGDVQWMTAASGILHEEFHSDNFARTGGKLEMVQLWVNLPAKDKMAAPGYQTIVDRDIPNIALKDNAGNLRLIAGEFEGHKGPSQTFTPIDVWDLRLNAGKLLTLDLHEGRNTALVLLKGSVQINGVETAGVGQLVLFERDGRQLTLEASEDAVVLLLSGEPIDEPIVGHGPFVMNTEQEIHQAFADFQSGRFGQMHG
- a CDS encoding mechanosensitive ion channel domain-containing protein, with product MLSFLTEHPLFCALILILLDLGLWRLISSRGSEWKLLVRVLIFSLFSVLLFNEGLNPMEPAPWADNVPLHLAATGLQIGWWLFGARTLTVLIGAVMMQRVGHTGRLLQDLLGAVIFLIAIIAALAYVLDLPVKGVLATSGALAIIVGLALQSTLSDVFSGIVLNTTKPYQIDDWISIDGTEGRVIDIDWRATRLQTSQGSMAVIPNSLAAKAKIINFSRPSNMFGVAVSVQVSPHARPNTVIDALERAMQGCRPLLDNPSPSVALKSSGSAGAEYEISGFVSSMDQKRSVRNQLFDLAYRHLQASGVNLLSSVEPIVAGNLSRPRALLDSSPIFSTLRQEEKDTFSQNMTLQTFRAGETILEAGEVSDHLFIIESGVVTVTLTRHGSPFESGRMGPGEVIGEAGILSDSSVPATFAAKTFCALYRIEKTYLKPCLDARHDINEAMKALLDYRLHKAQTLTQDVPVVVAKTGFLHWLRNRV
- a CDS encoding carboxymuconolactone decarboxylase family protein, encoding MKARTDFYTASPDALKAMIALETAVSKLPLEKTLVELVKLRASQINGCAFCIDMHTADAIKGGETPRRLFAVTAWREAPFFTERERAALLWTESLTQLSLTHAPDEDYDIVAAQFTPKEMVDLSVAISTINSWNRLAVGFRKTPQL
- a CDS encoding DHA2 family efflux MFS transporter permease subunit yields the protein MSTALTAAAQPFNAADMATATKVFAFATMCIGMFIALLDIQIVSASLRDIGGGLSAGTDETAWVQTSYLIAEIIVIPLSGWLSRVFSTRWLFCASAVGFTLASLLCGVAWNIQSMIAFRALQGFLGGSMIPLVFTTAFFFFSGKQRVIAAATIGAVASLAPTLGPVIGGWITDISSWHWLFYINLLPGIFVTVAVPMLVKIDQPELALLKGADYLSMVFLALFLGCLEYTLEEGPRWNWFSDQTILTTAWISGLAGLAFIGRTLHVANPIVDLRALKDRNFALGCFFSFVTGIGLFATIYLTPLFLGRVRGYSALDIGLAVFSTGVFQIMAIPLYAVLANRMDLRWIMMIGLGLFAVSMWEFSPITHDWGAGQLLLPQALRGIAQQLAVPPAVTLTLGGLAPARLKHASGLFNLMRNLGGAIGIAACATILNDRTNLHFTRLAEHLNSSNEALNQWLAQVGGNLATLGQSGDVGVTAGLRQLWLLTYREAQTQTYGDTFLMIMLCFIIATAMVPLMRKVQPPTAPSADAH
- a CDS encoding HlyD family secretion protein, which encodes MTSMPTLEPDLSAALPTAKPPLRKRLLLPGVGLIALLVAGVYATHWWGTGRFLEETDDAYIGGDVTVIGPKVAGYIEEVLVSDNQSVKAGDVLIRLDARDYRANLAKAEGAVAAEEALLSNLDATEQLQQAVIGQARAGIDAAGAETARSRDDNARYKRLVSTNAVSVESAQRADATFKTAQALSARAQAELLAAQRQLAVIDTQKQQARAALQQARAERDLAQLNLGYTELRAPVDGVIGNRRARVGAYAQAGSQQLSVVPASGLWVDANFKEDQLARMQPGQRVSIRADVLSGQEFHGRLDSLAPATGSQFSVLPPENATGNFTKIVQRVPVRILLDPADGVLGHLRPGLSVTAEVDTRAPTQTSAVAVAP
- a CDS encoding helix-turn-helix transcriptional regulator, with protein sequence MAWLDAHASFDPDHFSAPVIGIASTLGDHDSGLHSHQRGQLLYTRQGCTRITLAQQLCLLPPSRAAWIPGGVSHRAVMQHSVDYRSIWLVPELCHNLPQQVCVIEVSPLLRAVLEPMAQADFDSDWQHGRLFHLLGLCLSEIREAAQQPMLLPLPRDKRLAPLLSTPEQLPPELQTLEQQIGASSRTIGRIFQRDTGMSYQQWRQQWRLMRAMELLATGRSLSYCGYALGFASDSAFIAFFKSMSGTTPGQWLK
- a CDS encoding MFS transporter, with product MNNRHLLLLAIALLMFPQIAQTLYSPALGDIGRAFGVGPQEAAQTLSVYFLAFAFGVVTWGRVCDRIGRRPSMLAGLALYMLACVIGLSARSFNTLLMAQALAAFGAAVGSVVTQTLLRDRFQGAELAQVFSLVGMALAASPAIGLFSGAGLVEGFGYRGVLAALLLIALALWSWSWCALPETRTTAPASAGLLETLARMLGDLDIWRSALWIALFNVALFSYYSLGPFLFERLGLSGSEFGYSGVILALGSGFGAWLNQRLLRRGCHALQLIRLAAVIGLLGGLGVWLMQDSGAFVLAMLLVVLAFGMAIPNILGSALANYSDRLGTAGALLGLIYYLLIGAGLMLAGWTQALGETLIACNGVALLLTIKADKSIV
- a CDS encoding ShlB/FhaC/HecB family hemolysin secretion/activation protein, producing the protein MPYSLRVVFRLRSTLCPLLSAFVLSVCASSIQAADPVAPGQEVLRQQQQQQRDLQQLQMEQRKRQLERGAFGPTPAAPALPQTVTPDERCWPLSGTRIGGVTLIDSDKLNARIKPLLAPCMGVGQINHLLATITAIYVEQGYIASRPYLLSAPAAGQSLDIMIDEGYIESIELADQSLPVSLGGAFPHMLGQPLNLRDLEQGLDQLNRLRSIDLTADIAPGSLPGASRIILRSRTSGQSRWALGLGMDNLGSASTGRDRNTVSLSFDSPLQLNDLLSLSASDTLNQGDRYSRNASLYYAIPYGYWTYSAFASHAEYRAPFKLPSATLYSTGITDQLSLRADRVLWRDQSRQLSANLQLAHKDVDSYLENVRLGIQSPTLTVAEAGLNLFWLDRAVWNLDFTYSQGLRWLGADDDANHAVNNLPKAQFRKYRAGLSQWRNGQFGTQAWQWQSQLNLQYSLDPLPAIEQLLGTDDSAVRGYRVSSASGASGAIWRNTLRLPLRTDWPLQITPRVGLDNGWLKADHGAQGQRLSGASVGLNLGWKNLQVDVDYQRALNTPSGLQHEPETWLMRVGLQI